The following is a genomic window from Asterias amurensis chromosome 8, ASM3211899v1.
TAAGACTCACCAGTATACGATGATCAAATTGCACTGTTGTAGGATTCTCAAACACATTCTTGTATTTTGGTTCTATTGCCATGATGTCATCAGGAATCCATTTGTCAGCCATTTTGGGAAAGGAGTTGTAGACCAGCCCTGCATCTAGTCCAGCAACGAAGGCTCCTGATTGGCAAACAGTACAAATACTTTGGACGAGAGAGTTTCAGACTCATGACAAGACACTCATCAAATAAAcccattgtttttaaaagtttaacaGATTTTCCTGCCAccacctacattgtacatgtacaacatcaAAAATggtcaatttgattttgaaacataAAAGCATTCGCACAACAtcagtaaacagtaatgtccaaaggcccatacttcgtgtatcacaacttatatattaaataacaaacctgtgaaaatttaggttcaagcggtcatcggagtcggagtcggaagaaaataacgggaaattCGTTTCTGCACCGTTTCTGTTTCTGCATGTTctgcagtgtcatgacatgtgtttaaaataaatctgttgttctcgatattgagaactgatagttgttttaatgttttgtcaaaaagtaaagcatttcatggaataatttttttaagggaagtctttcaccattaccttctgtaaaccctgtaagttatttgtaaatctgtgaacttataatttttgttctgttcagaaagtgtccaatggccttAAGCGTTTTAAAACTCAAAGCTTTGGTTTCTGCCCTACAAACTTGTTTCATCTTTAGAGACTTATTCTTTATTGAAGTCCCATTTCAATCAACTTTGAGCCCAACAGTTTCAAATTCACCAGCAATAAATCATAGGACTTCTTACCTGATAGTGCTGTGACAAACACCAGGGCCATGGTCCCATGTGCACACTTCCTCAACAATGGTAGATACTTACTACTGGCAATCtacaacaagaaaaaaagtaaattgttCTTATTCTTGAATgcagtttgggtttttttaaggaaaaagcTGAAATATCAATGCCATGAAGAAATTAACAGTGAAAGGATtcgtgtactttttgtaaaacaaaacacaatatccacagacttacattaaacttacacagtttgaagataatgatagtagaaagcttcccttaaaatattacttgctgaggtgctgatggtatttgagaaatgagtaaaacaatgtcataaaaaaacgttttatatgctaaaataattttcgtctcctgagacaatccttttttgtttgacttaagcttgggcgatatcgatttattttattcacgatatatcgccgacaatatatcgcgatattcgatataatcgcgattaattaaatttgacatcatcagtcttcaaactccaagtaaaagttgtagaagagacagtcatagcataagagaggtgttctaatgacatattcttctggttttactcaaaacccatggggtgcaagatgtctaagcttgcaaatacatcgcgatatttaattgatatcgcaatatttaattgatatcgcaatatatcgatatttcgattaaaaccaaatccatccgatatcgaaatcgtttccaaattaatatcgcgatattcgataatatcgtgatatcgcccaagcttagtttgacttgttgtactcatttctcaaaaactacagcacctcagccatgtcagcaagtaatattttaagggaagctactatcattatctacaaactgtgtaagtttgacaTAACCtataattatgttttgtttcttacaaaaagtacccaggccCTTTAAAGCCACAATAGTCCTCCATTCCTTTTAACACTATTACGTGAGGTCGGGTGTGATACAGACTATATCTAGTCAAGGAGTCTGCATCAGGCGAGGTCACTAGCCTGATACAGACTCTGAGACTACATGTAGTCCGTATCACACCCTAAACTGAACCTAATAACATATTTATCGTACCATAAAACACTCCAGTGCGCTCGCTGCTTTATTGTTAGCCCTCTATGTGCTTACAGGAATCGCATTGGAAtgctttattttaatttcataCTGAGTTATGGTTGCAAACCTACATATCAGCGCAGAAATTCGCTTGTTTACCCGACACTGAAACACCATAGCAACTATACTACTGCGCATGTGCATAACGCGTAAAGGTATGATAAAGGTTTAGGGGTTATAATAAAGGATTTATCAGGTCAGTGATTAGCCAATCAAACCTGCAGATTTCACTTTGGGATATTATAAAAGGACtggcctttttttcttcaaacggAAAGTACCAAATTCGACTTGGGACAACTCTTTCCATACTGAGTTATTCTTACTGGTCTGTACTGCAACACTTGTGACATTCCTCCCCATAGCATTAGAGAGTAGAGAGCAAACGCTGATCCGAGGTGAGCAGCCAGCCTGTACTGACTGACCCTTGGCATGTCTGTAGGTTGAGGTTCCTTCAATCCACTCTTAACCATATACCAGCCTAGAAGACCCTGCATACATACAAGAAAGACATAGcaaaaacacatcaaaaagGATGATAGTTATATGGTTGTAGTTGTGATCTGGACCcgatttcatagaactgcttaatgGCGATTTAGTGCCAACTgtacgatttccatttcatagcactgctaagcAAGTGCTAGGAAAAGGTAAAAGTAAAAGATAACTGTATTCAATCTTAAATTAAggatgatacatgtacaaactctccagaaaaatattttcatttaaagTGAAGATGATTACAATGTTTAAGAGATTATTCAGGTgaacactacatgtatacactTTGGTACAATACCTGGAACAGTAGAAGAGATCCATATATCAAGACTCTAGGCTTCATTCCTTTAGACAGCCAACCTTTCTTCCAGAAATAAGCAGCAGGAAAAATGAAGGCCAGGCCAATGGTGCGCCCCCACATTCGATGAGCATACTCCATTCGCCATATCCATTTAAATTCACTCAGGGTGATTTCACGATGGACACTGTTTCAGATGGGTGATTAAATCTTGATTATTGTTTATATGAAAATCACTATGTACTTCTCAAACAGGATCCTTCTGGTTTGAGGGTTTTTTCATGGGCCACAAACTGATCGACAAATGTTGGAATAACTGATACACATACTAGTAGTAACTTACTACCACGTCAGCTTTCTGGTTACGGGTAACAAACTCATCAACTTGTTGAGTTTTCATATACGTCCCATTCTTTTTGACAGCTTTGTTTACTATCAGCAGTGTGATCTGCTAAAAACTAGAAATTTATCTAAATTTTAACATGTTGGTATCTATCAATTACCTGATTACCAAACATTATGACTGTCAAACCAGGGACAATAAGTTACCACATCAAAGATAGGGTTTGGTATTGGACAGTAAAAAGAcgcaatatatttttttggaaCATTCCATGAGCCTGTGCAGGATAACATTTACAAAACTTGACACCAGCTTAAATAAGTGCAATACAAGGAGTTAAGATGTGGATCAGCGCAAAACTTTGGGTGTGATTTGGACCATGCACTATGGTATATAACAGTTTCCATGCGCCGACCAGTCACAATTGAGGATTTAAATCTACTGAACCTAAACAGGATAATATcttatatataggatttgaggcattgcatggtgaggtttcaatgtatatttggtttgcggtaacaccatgtgtgtgtttacttgccaggtagagttgttcttagagaactgtcttgctttattctactgccgctgagtagataatcggaggttcgggagacttctcagttttctgaaaagaactgtcctgctttttataTATTACCAAGGCGGATGGTaaagaaaatagactggactactactttagcttataggatcgtaattaactgtactgccgcggagtaagttctgaattggtctcaacgttttgactagcttgctctagtcatcgtcaggagactgaagaggtaagggTAATATCTTACTATTTGTATTCAGGGAACTGTTTGTATCTATCAAACTCAGCCTGCCATTCTTCCTTAGTCCTTGGTGGTTTCATTCCTTTGATAAGGTGCCAGTCAGTCATAGATAATCCTGATTCTGTCAGCCTGCAAGGTGGATACGGTAGGGGGGTAGGGTGGGCATGGTAGGAGAAAAAGTTGGGCATGGTTGATTAGTTTGGGCCTCATAACAAATGGGGTCCTGTAGTGCACACAATTCGTAATCAGATACAAATTTACATGCACCACACCGTGTCATTGTCTGCTACTGATCCTTCAATTTAAAGTAAATCTTCTAAGCGATATTTACTGCTAGGCAGTTTCTTGAAGAAAGCTGGCTAAATAAGATCATACTTGTCAAAAGCGTTCTACTTTTGAATGTGCtcactttttaaaaactgaaTGATGTTGATTTATTTTGACACAAGAGCCGCATTTCATAGAGCTCTTTAAGCtaggcagaaatgagcaggataccaatcacaaattgtacttgggACAAAAGTACCCTTACTCTGGTAAGGCCGTTCCAATTTTATAAGTTGGTTTACGAATTGCGGCGACTGATTTTTATGAAaactcaaaaagaaaaaaaaattgggaaaacactattttttttttccccccggCGACATCGGTCAGGAtattataaaatacaaaaataatgataatattaaaaaatacctGTTCATAATTGATAAAACGTTTTGCAAAAAACCAAAGAAAACGCAAAAAGAAACTTCTGTGCAGGATACTTTTCCTTGCGTGtctatacgtacatgtacgacGTGTACAGCGTACATGACAATTCGGAGTCATCCCCGTGCATCGTACAGTATCACCAAATACACGGTTTTAAACggatattttattttgaagcgTGTAGTTGCAGCATCACTGGTCCCTCTAGAGTAAAACAAGCCTAAAACGGGGTACCATTGACCCACATGGCTTCTATTAAGTGGGGTGtacgatgtacatgtacatacataataCGACATGTTCGATGTACACACAACGAAgtgtttttgtaaacaatatttTCGTTCTGACACACGATGTTTAATGTTGTGAAGCTGTATGTTTTAAGTaagtttattaaaataaatgaatgttTCTTGCCCAGGATGAATTTAGGAGGCATACTGAACCTTTTCCCATTACTTTGTTTGTATCTATTTAAATTAAAAGAGAGAGTTATTCTCGAAAAATACTATTTTCATGGCCAAAGTGTGTTTGAAAAAACGTCTAAAATTAAGGAGACATTGGCATTTTCTTgcataaatatttgtttctttatgatacaaaattgtttttgtaaaaatgatcTGTACGTAGTATAAATGTTCAATGTGATGCTATTTTGGGCTTGCACAATGCTGTTGGACtgcacataaaacaaaacaaaacaaagttgcaATGTGTTTAATAATATCATAAGcgcttttatttttgtctggGGTGAACCAAAAATCAGAATGATTTACCAAGTGTGTGACAAGAAATGTTCTAAGTGTGTGCTTGCTATACCGTCTATATAGTATAAGATGTTTATGTTTATATAGTTTAAAACAATCTTGCCCCTTTTGGTTTACAACTATTAAAAGAGAACAAATAAACCTTAAATCATTTAATTTGCCATGTTTACTAATTCCTTTTATGCATTTCAATCTGTAGATcttgtgggttttttgttttttgttcttggggggggggaggggggttccTAAACGATCAAAACTTCGGGCCACCTTTTAAAATAAGTTTTCGTGTCAAGGCCAAGGGTAGTAAGCTGAAGCAAGTTTAAATACATTCATTTTCACAGTTTTATATAATATAGGCAGTCCAGAACAATGTCTTTATTTTCACAACCCAAAAAAGCCACTTTGTACTTGTAGCTCTAGTATGTATCCATTCATGTGTTTTCTGAtgcagaataaaataaaaaaatagcaaaattatttatttactgattttatttaaaaaaggttaatgactgttagcaaactgcgtccaactaacattacatggtgtacatgtacttgcaaaatagtgttactggcctcacgttttgaccctactaaatagctacgtgagaagaatgagacaataaatcatgaattcagttcataaggaaaaaagtttgtttttgtcatattattcatcaaactataagcctttacacaattaaaatcttcacaacaaaatgtacgtatggaaggtaccagacagcacttaacggagccgagttgaaaagtgacaataccaaacatgccaaagtgcaaccatcagccgtgaagttaaatatatatattggttgtcaaaaggataaaaaggttgttgtcgccacaaccaacccccttatattcaacgaaccatgtgaatctattcaaacaaacaaaaccttctaaagaatatccatgcatagatttgtcaggtgcataaaattatgtcccagccagcactgtgatttatgtgtgtgttttgctagtttcctcactccccaaccaaagtgactacaatacgtctctattgaataacaatggtatatttcgacatggtttttattttcagcttttccatagatcctgttttttatgactaCCAAactggccgaccatgttagttcgcaaagtaaaaggaaaaccacgcaatttcgaggcaaatttgtgtggatcattttacaacatctttccaaccattatgtattttataccaaacagttacaaacgctttttatagaccaactcgtccgatccaaggcaacgtgttcctttaacgcatataatagggtttaatgcgtaacgcagtaaaccgatttaacaccaggaaatatgcataattatagtcaggttgcacagtcggggctataagcgattgggattgtcagggcgcattcagacgtggttccattgttcttttcaaccaaccaaagcaatgcatttggggaaagggtgcttgtctttctgggaaccgtcattgaatattctgccaccgaggagttaagatagattgtatagtttcgcaaaatagcctaccgctaaccataaaatttttaagattatccatagcgagtttgtggatttcgctgtgatcttataaagcagagtgaccctatagtagtacaaatagcggtcaagacacaataattcttgctggctgtaaacgaggggggttttataatatggaaagataataaacacaggcgtccaattacttctatacatacatggacctctgcattttttgacttatgtagcagtgtatttgcgagctcatctccatagaacacatagaattattgaaatattgTCAGATCgtaaaaaaggttaatggctgttagcaaactgcgtccaactaacattacatggtgtacatgtacttgcaaaatagtgttactggcctcacgttttgaccctattaaatagctacgtgagaagaatgagacaataaatcatgaattcagttcataaggataaaagtttgtttttgtcatattattcatcaaactataagcctttacccaattaaaatcttcacaacaaaatgtacgtatggaaggtaccagacagcacgtaacgccgagttgaaaagtgacaataccaaagtgcaaccatcagccgtgaagttacattatatatattggttgtcaaaaggataaaaaggttgttgtcgccacaaccaacccccttatattcAAATAACCATGTGaatctattcaaacaaacaaaaccttctaaagaatatccatgcatagatttgcCAGGTGCATACaattatgtcccagccagcactgtgatttatgtgtgttttactagtttcctcactccccaaccaaagtgactacaatacgtctctattgaataacaatggtatatttcgacatggtttttattttcagcttttccatagatcctgttttttatgactcccaaaaatggccgaccgtgttagttcgcaaagtaaaaggaaaaccacgcaatttcgaggcaaatttgtgtggatcattttacaacatctttccaaccattatgtattttataacaaacggttacaaacgctttttatag
Proteins encoded in this region:
- the LOC139940894 gene encoding heme A synthase COX15-like — protein: MALCFRTIVRGTVNLLSCRDPQLVKTFCISGVVRYGKQQCITLKQSIQLVSIRHSATSALTACCSKKVGLLTRWIPQLKSSSILRFGTKSSKPRQNGSVRHQSGVAAEAQAAGPVIPPYAQKIVGGWLLGCCGMVVGAVVLGGVTRLTESGLSMTDWHLIKGMKPPRTKEEWQAEFDRYKQFPEYKYVHREITLSEFKWIWRMEYAHRMWGRTIGLAFIFPAAYFWKKGWLSKGMKPRVLIYGSLLLFQGLLGWYMVKSGLKEPQPTDMPRVSQYRLAAHLGSAFALYSLMLWGGMSQVLQYRPIASSKYLPLLRKCAHGTMALVFVTALSGAFVAGLDAGLVYNSFPKMADKWIPDDIMAIEPKYKNVFENPTTVQFDHRILGTTTVTAVAGLWLLARRVPLPARANLAVNCMLAMSAAQITLGICTLLYFVPTKLAAVHQSGSLTLLSIALWFAHEIRKVPK